The Streptomyces sp. TLI_105 DNA segment GGCACGCCCACGGCGACGATCTCGCCGTCGACCTTCACGAGGAGGTTCTTGAGGGTGGCGGAGGCCGGGACGCCGAGGTGGGCGGCGAGGGTCTCGATGGTGGGGGTGTCGGGGGTGGGGATCTCCTCGGCGGCCGGGACGGCGGAGCCGTCGACGGGCCGCAGCTCGTAGGAGACGGCCTCGGTGTTGGCGGCGAAGTCGCAGTTCGGGCAGTCGGCGAAGGTGTCCTCGCCGGCCTCGGCGGGCGCGAGGAACTCCTCGGACTTCGAGCCGCCCATGGCGCCGGCGGTGGCGGCGACGATGCGGTAGTCGAGGCCGAGGCGCTCGAAGACGCGCTGGTAGGCCTGGCGGTGCAGGGCGTAGGACTGCGTGAGGCCCTCGTCCTCGGTGTCGAAGGAGTAGGAGTCCTTCATGAGGAACTCGCGGCCGCGCAGGATGCCGGCGCGGGGGCGGGCCTCGTCGCGGAACTTGCTCTGGATCTGGTACAGGATGACCGGCAGGTCCTTGTAGGACGAGCACTGGTCCTTGACCAGGAGGGTGAAGATCTCCTCGTGGGTGGGGCCGAGGAGGTAGTCGCCGCCCTTGCGGTCCTGGAGGCGGAAGAGCTCGGCGCCGTACTCGTCCCAGCGGCCGGTGGCCTCGTAGGGCTCGCGGGGCAGCAGCGCGGGCAGGGAGACCTCCTGGGCGCCGATGGCGTCCATCTCCTCGCGGACGATGCGCTCGACGTTGGAGAGGACCTTCTTGCCCAGGGGCAGCCAGCTCCAGATGCCGGCGGCGGTGCGGCGGACGTAGCCGGCGCGGACGAGGAGCTTGTGGCTGAGGACCTCGGCGTCCGCCGGGTCGTCGCGCAGCGTCTTCGCCATCAACTGGGACATGCGCTGGACCGGTGCGTTGGCCATGGTTCTCGTACTCCTGTGCCGGGACAAGGGGGTCCCCCCTGCCCGAGCGGAGCCGAGAGCTTGGGGGCGTGATGGCCCCGAGGTTAGCCGGGCCGCCCCTGGCAGGTGAAATCAGTTCCGGCGCTTGAGCGGCAGCGGGGCGCCCATGACGGCGTACGGGCGGGGGGCGCTCGGGAAGTGGACCTGGCGGGCGAGGTCGACGTAGCCGAGGGCCCGGTAGAGGCCGCGGGCGGGGCTTTCGGTGTCGATCGCGGAGAGGATGGAGCGCGGTTCGGCGGCGGTGTCGGTGATGCTGGTGATCAGCTCGCGGCCGACGCCCCGGCCCTGGAAGTCGGGGTGGACGTGGAGTTCGGTGATGACGAAGGAGTCCTCGAGCCAGTCGGCGGTGCCGGTGGCCCGCAGGTACGTCTCGACGACGGTGGACCACCAGTGGGTGCGGTCGTTGGGCATCCCGTACACGAAGCCGACGAGCCGTCCGTCGGGGGTGGTGGCCCCGTAGGCGCGGGCGCCGGGGCAGAGGAGGTGGCGCAGCACGATGTGGCGGCGCACGGCGACCTCGCCCGCGTCCAGGCCGAAGGCGACGGCCTGCACGGCGAGGGCCTCGTCCACCCGGGCGGCGAGATTGACCGGACCGATCTCGATCTCTGCGTCATCCATGCGGCGCACCCTACAAGTGCCCGCCCGTCTCGGGACAGCGCGTCAGAACAGGACGCTCATGAAGGCGCCGGTCTCGCGGAAGCCGACGCGGCGGTACGCGGCCCTCGCCGGGGTGTTGTAGTCGTTGACGTACAGGCTGGCGAC contains these protein-coding regions:
- a CDS encoding proline--tRNA ligase, producing the protein MANAPVQRMSQLMAKTLRDDPADAEVLSHKLLVRAGYVRRTAAGIWSWLPLGKKVLSNVERIVREEMDAIGAQEVSLPALLPREPYEATGRWDEYGAELFRLQDRKGGDYLLGPTHEEIFTLLVKDQCSSYKDLPVILYQIQSKFRDEARPRAGILRGREFLMKDSYSFDTEDEGLTQSYALHRQAYQRVFERLGLDYRIVAATAGAMGGSKSEEFLAPAEAGEDTFADCPNCDFAANTEAVSYELRPVDGSAVPAAEEIPTPDTPTIETLAAHLGVPASATLKNLLVKVDGEIVAVGVPGDREVDMGKVEEHFAPAAVEMVTETDFAERADLVRGYVGPQGLDKVTYVADPRVAPGTAWITGANKEGTHAKNVVAGRDFEVSEYLDVVVVEEGDPCPKCGTGLKLDRAIEIGHIFQLGRKYADALKLDVLGQNGKPVRVTMGSYGIGVSRAVAALAEQTADEKGLCWPSEVAPADVHVVAAGKALQTELALEVSDKLAAAGLRVLVDDRAGVSPGVKFTDAELMGVPKILVAGRRAGEGVVELKDRRTGDREELTVAEALTRLTS
- a CDS encoding GNAT family N-acetyltransferase; amino-acid sequence: MDDAEIEIGPVNLAARVDEALAVQAVAFGLDAGEVAVRRHIVLRHLLCPGARAYGATTPDGRLVGFVYGMPNDRTHWWSTVVETYLRATGTADWLEDSFVITELHVHPDFQGRGVGRELITSITDTAAEPRSILSAIDTESPARGLYRALGYVDLARQVHFPSAPRPYAVMGAPLPLKRRN